The genomic DNA TGGTAGCGCACCTGAATGGGGTTCAGGTGGTCGACGGTTCAAATCCGTCCACCCCGACCAATTTTTTTTTAAAGCCTTTAAACCCTTGTACAAGCCACAAAATGTCCGGGGTCAATCTCTCTTAAAACGGGTTTAACGCAGTCACATTCTCCCTCCAGCGCCCTATCGCACCGGGGCATGAACGCACAGCAACTTTCGGAGTCTACGGTTACGGTTTCCAGCGGTATAACCGACCTTTCGCGAAATCTGTTCTGAGGATCCGGGGTTGGTATCGCAGCGATTAGATTGATCGTATATGGATGTTTTGGCGAACATATCACTTCCCTAGCCGGCCCATATTCAACGACACGACCGAGATACATGACAGCTACCTGCCTGCAAAAATATCCGGCAGTAGCGATATCATGTGTAATATACAAAAAGCCCAGATTATGGTTATTTTGGAGTTCCGCAAATAGCGACAATATTTCGGCCCGGCTGGACGCGTCAATCATAGACACCGGTTCATCTGCCACAATGTAATCTGGTTTGAGCAATAACGCACGGGCAATGGCCACTCTCTGCCTTTGCCCCCCGGATAACAAATGGGTATATTTGGTAACGAATTGCCGTGCCGGATTAAGCTTAACTTCGGCCAAAGCAGACTCTATAGCCGAATTTCTTTCGCCGGAATTACCCAGATGGTGAATGATCAGGGGTTCCTCTAATATCTGCCCGATGTTCATAAACGGATCTAAAGCGGCAAACGGGTCCTGGAAAATCCCCTGAACTTTTCGACGAAAGTGACCGAGCTTATTTTCTGAAGTAAATGTAATATCATATCCCAAATACGAAATAGTGCCGGAGGTAGGCTTTTGCAATCTGAGCGCTATCCTCGCCAGTGTCGTCTTGCCGGAACCGGATTCACCCACAATACCAAGAGTTTCCCCCTGGTTTAGACGAAGAGACACATCATCTACCGCACGGACAACATCTACCCGAAACATGTGCTTCCGGGACTGAAACTCCATTGTAATATTTTTCAGCTCCAGGGCGGCGGTCATTCGGCCTCCAATTGTCCGCACCTGATTTGTCTGCCGTCAGCAAAACGCTTGATAACCGGATGAACAACACAACTTTCATCTGCCATGGGACACCTTGGCCGGAAGTAACAGCCGTCAGGCAACTGAATCATTCTGGGCGGCGTGCCAGATATAAACTCCGGCCTATCCGTACTGCCTAATCTGGGGATGCTTGCTAATAGTTTCCTGGTATAAGGATGACGGGGATCCAGCAGGATTTGTTCAGCGGTTCCCATCTCCACAAATTCGCCGGCGTACATCACCGCAATGTTATCTGCCAAATCTGAGGCTAATGCAAGATCGTGTGTGATGAACAGTCCGGCCAATTTAAAATCCGACTTCAATTTTTTCAACAAGTTCATAATCTGAGCCTGAATGATTACATCCAGTGCCGACGTCGGTTCATCAAGAATTACCAGACGTGGTGAGCAGGACAAGGCCATAGCGATCATGATCCGCTGCTTCATGCCGCCGGAGAGCTCGTGCGGGTACCGGCGGGCGGTTTCGGGCGGCAGTCGCACCAGTTTTAACAAGTCAATCACTCTGGCATCAGCAGCGGCCTTGCCAGTCCCACCGCCCAGTAAGATTGGCTCCGCAATCTGGTCCCCAACCCGTCTGACCGGGTGAAGCGAATCCAGAGCACCCTGGAAAACCATTGACATTTTTTGCCAGCGCACCTGTCGGCGGAATTCATTGACGGATAGTTTTAGACAATCAATACCATCTAAAATAATGCGCCCGGTGGGCAATTCCGCGTTATTCGGTAGCAAACGCATCATCCCGAGTGATAATGAACTTTTACCAGCACCGGATTCTCCGACCACGGCCAGTGTTTTCCCTGCCTCAATAGTAAAGGAAACCCCGCCGACCGCCTGCAACACTCCTTCGCCGGTGCGGTAACTAATGTTCAAATTTGACACTTCAAGTAGCGGCATGTTTTCTCAACTTAGGATTAACTACCGGTTCAAAACCAAGGGATAATAGCACAAAGGTAGCGGCGGCAAATACCACTAAAAGACCGGGTGGTAAAACCCACCACCAATAACCAACATAGACCGCTCCAGTGGAAAACCCACTTTCCAGTATCTGACCCCAGGTTGGAATAGATGGATCACCCAGACCCAGGAAAGACAACCCAGCTTCAGCCAGTATCGCCCCCGGAGTAGCAAATATCATCTGAGCCAGAACAAACGGCCCTATTTGGAATAATACATGACGAAACATGATACGTGACGGACTAGCGCCTAAGGCTCGAGTGGCTTCTA from Dehalogenimonas sp. W includes the following:
- a CDS encoding ABC transporter ATP-binding protein; this translates as MSNLNISYRTGEGVLQAVGGVSFTIEAGKTLAVVGESGAGKSSLSLGMMRLLPNNAELPTGRIILDGIDCLKLSVNEFRRQVRWQKMSMVFQGALDSLHPVRRVGDQIAEPILLGGGTGKAAADARVIDLLKLVRLPPETARRYPHELSGGMKQRIMIAMALSCSPRLVILDEPTSALDVIIQAQIMNLLKKLKSDFKLAGLFITHDLALASDLADNIAVMYAGEFVEMGTAEQILLDPRHPYTRKLLASIPRLGSTDRPEFISGTPPRMIQLPDGCYFRPRCPMADESCVVHPVIKRFADGRQIRCGQLEAE
- a CDS encoding oligopeptide/dipeptide ABC transporter ATP-binding protein, which encodes MTAALELKNITMEFQSRKHMFRVDVVRAVDDVSLRLNQGETLGIVGESGSGKTTLARIALRLQKPTSGTISYLGYDITFTSENKLGHFRRKVQGIFQDPFAALDPFMNIGQILEEPLIIHHLGNSGERNSAIESALAEVKLNPARQFVTKYTHLLSGGQRQRVAIARALLLKPDYIVADEPVSMIDASSRAEILSLFAELQNNHNLGFLYITHDIATAGYFCRQVAVMYLGRVVEYGPAREVICSPKHPYTINLIAAIPTPDPQNRFRERSVIPLETVTVDSESCCAFMPRCDRALEGECDCVKPVLREIDPGHFVACTRV